A single window of Narcine bancroftii isolate sNarBan1 chromosome 1, sNarBan1.hap1, whole genome shotgun sequence DNA harbors:
- the LOC138737033 gene encoding ras-related protein Rab-14 isoform X2 — translation MGVGKSCLLHQFTEKKFMADCPHTIGVEFGTRIIEVSGQKIKLQIWDTAGQERFRAVTRSYYRGAAGALMVYDITRRSTYNHLSSWLTDARNLTNPNTVIILIGNKADLEAQRDVTYEEAKQFAEENGLLFLEASAKTGENVEDAFLEAAKKIYQNIQDGSLDLNAAESGVQHKPSAPQGGRLISEPQPQREGCGC, via the exons TTATGGCTGATTGTCCCCATACAATTGGGGTAGAATTTGGAACCAGAATAATTGAAGTTAGTGGACAGAAGATCAAACTTCAGATCTGGGACACAGCTGGTCAAGAGCGGTTTAGGGCTGTCACACGAAGCTACTACAGAGGTGCTGCTGGAGCGCTTATGGTCTATGATATCACCAG GCGAAGTACTTACAACCATCTTAGTAGTTGGCTTACAGATGCAAGaaacttaactaatccaaatacT GTGATTATTCTCATAGGAAATAAGGCAGATCTTGAAGCTCAGCGAGATGTAACATATGAAGAAGCCAAGCAATTTGCTGAAGAAAATG GTCTACTATTCCTTGAAGCAAGTGCAAAAAC AGGTGAGAATGTTGAGGATGCATTTCTGGAGGCAGCCAAGAAAATCTACCAGAACATTCAGGATGGCAGCCTCGATCTCAATGCTGCAGAATCTGGAGTACAGCACAAACCATCTGCTCCTCAAGGTGGTCGACTAATCAGTGAGCCCCAGCCCCAGAGAGAAGGCTGCGGCTGCTAG